The proteins below come from a single Agromyces flavus genomic window:
- a CDS encoding lyase family protein — translation MTDWGLVDPGAADASGTDDDAVLAAMVEVERALLLGWASELDEFLEAQADALDPGALDRHALLAGVQHDGVPVVALVPLLRAQLEAAGLASERLHLGATSQDVVDTALMLVARDALVASRASLVEAGRRLAMLAHAARQSPRIARSLARHGEASTLGVLAAGWLDGVSSAITTIHATAFPVQFGGAVGTGAAADAAAGRPGAADDVRSALAARLGLADPGRAWHTERTPVIAVASSAATAVAALGRMAGDATFLSREEIGEVRLASAGGSSAMPHKRNPVDAVAITAAAVEAPVLLEVIASAAVAGDERSAGRWHAEWAALRRLVRLARSASGAAARLLDGLDFDADRAAAILDAAGSAGARPDVEVLAAASDRIVDRAIARFTRLTDSEVTR, via the coding sequence ATGACGGATTGGGGACTCGTGGATCCCGGCGCTGCCGATGCGTCCGGCACCGACGACGACGCGGTGCTCGCCGCGATGGTCGAGGTCGAGCGGGCGTTGCTGCTCGGCTGGGCGAGCGAGCTCGATGAGTTCCTCGAGGCGCAGGCCGACGCGCTCGACCCTGGCGCGCTCGATCGCCACGCGCTGCTCGCCGGGGTGCAGCACGACGGCGTGCCGGTGGTCGCGCTCGTCCCGCTGCTGCGAGCGCAGTTGGAGGCTGCGGGCCTCGCGTCCGAGCGGCTGCACCTCGGCGCGACCAGCCAGGACGTCGTCGACACGGCGCTGATGCTGGTCGCACGCGATGCGCTCGTCGCGTCGCGCGCATCCCTCGTCGAGGCCGGCCGGCGGCTGGCCATGCTCGCGCACGCCGCACGGCAGAGTCCGCGCATCGCGCGGTCGCTCGCGCGGCACGGCGAGGCATCGACGCTGGGCGTGCTCGCCGCGGGCTGGCTCGACGGCGTGAGCTCGGCCATCACGACCATCCACGCGACTGCGTTCCCGGTGCAGTTCGGCGGCGCCGTGGGCACGGGTGCGGCGGCGGATGCCGCGGCCGGCCGCCCCGGCGCGGCCGACGACGTCCGCTCGGCGCTCGCCGCTCGCCTCGGCCTGGCCGATCCCGGACGTGCCTGGCACACCGAGCGCACCCCGGTGATCGCCGTCGCGTCGTCCGCGGCGACCGCCGTCGCCGCCCTCGGCCGCATGGCCGGCGACGCGACCTTCCTCTCACGCGAGGAGATCGGCGAGGTCCGCCTGGCGAGCGCCGGGGGCTCGTCGGCGATGCCGCACAAGCGCAACCCCGTCGACGCCGTCGCGATCACCGCCGCCGCGGTCGAGGCGCCCGTTCTGCTGGAGGTCATCGCGAGTGCCGCGGTGGCCGGCGACGAGCGTTCGGCCGGGCGCTGGCACGCGGAGTGGGCGGCCCTGCGCCGGCTCGTGCGCCTCGCTCGGTCCGCGTCCGGCGCGGCCGCTCGTCTGCTGGACGGACTCGACTTCGACGCGGACCGCGCGGCCGCGATCCTCGACGCTGCCGGGTCCGCGGGTGCGCGGCCCGACGTCGAGGTCCTCGCCGCGGCATCCGACCGCATCGTCGACCGTGCGATCGCGCGCTTCACCCGCCTCACCGATTCGGAGGTCACCCGATGA
- a CDS encoding VOC family protein — translation MIKLLSHLSYLEIAAPDVEASVRFYEEQVGLRVQSRANGKVYLRSWGDYYNYSLVIAQGPEPALNVMAWRTSSPEALDEAAKRVEDAGVTGEWIDAGHGHGRSYRFTGPWGHTMELFWEVEKYVAPEEFKSVFPDRPEKRTQHAVGPRQLDHVTVAASDVRAFTQWYRDVLGFRIMAYTTLDDYPVTVFGVITTNEKSHDLGVVLDSSDRPGRVNHFAFWVDSREELLQAADVLMERGTHIEYGPSIHGVGEQSFLYFRDPSGMRIEWNTGGYRNYVPDWEPGEWKPSTGSNNLYRNGAMPMSMTESFPPDPGKPTATEEGIVPGTEEAILNPYAVQGRG, via the coding sequence ATGATCAAACTCCTCTCCCACCTCTCCTACCTCGAGATCGCGGCGCCCGACGTCGAGGCCTCCGTCCGCTTCTACGAGGAGCAGGTCGGTCTTCGGGTCCAGTCGCGCGCGAACGGCAAGGTCTACCTGCGCTCCTGGGGCGACTACTACAACTACTCGCTCGTGATCGCCCAGGGTCCCGAGCCGGCCCTCAACGTCATGGCGTGGCGCACGTCGAGCCCCGAGGCGCTCGACGAGGCCGCGAAGCGCGTCGAGGACGCGGGCGTGACCGGCGAATGGATCGACGCAGGACACGGCCACGGCCGCTCGTACCGCTTCACCGGCCCCTGGGGCCACACGATGGAGCTCTTCTGGGAGGTCGAGAAGTACGTCGCGCCCGAGGAGTTCAAGTCGGTCTTCCCGGACCGCCCGGAGAAGCGCACGCAGCACGCCGTGGGTCCGCGTCAACTCGACCACGTCACGGTCGCGGCATCCGACGTGCGCGCGTTCACGCAGTGGTACCGCGACGTGCTCGGCTTCCGCATCATGGCCTACACGACGCTCGACGACTACCCCGTCACCGTGTTCGGCGTGATCACCACGAACGAGAAGTCGCACGACCTCGGCGTCGTGCTCGACAGCTCCGACCGCCCCGGCCGCGTGAACCACTTCGCGTTCTGGGTCGACTCGCGCGAGGAGCTGCTCCAGGCCGCCGACGTCCTCATGGAGCGCGGCACCCACATCGAGTACGGCCCGTCGATCCACGGCGTCGGCGAGCAGAGCTTCCTCTACTTCCGCGACCCGAGCGGCATGCGCATCGAGTGGAACACGGGCGGCTATCGCAACTACGTGCCCGACTGGGAGCCCGGCGAGTGGAAGCCGTCCACCGGCTCGAACAACCTCTACCGCAACGGCGCCATGCCGATGTCGATGACCGAGTCCTTCCCGCCGGACCCCGGCAAGCCCACCGCGACCGAGGAGGGCATCGTTCCGGGAACCGAGGAGGCGATCCTCAACCCGTACGCCGTGCAGGGTCGCGGCTAG
- a CDS encoding IclR family transcriptional regulator: MSGGGADSRSVAEKLFAIADAFAGRESLGLTEIASRARLPLSTAHRLVREWVAWGGLVRGDDGRYRVGMRLWRLGVRQPTALRLRRIAMPYLEDLLEATGEHVHLAVRDGLGAIYLERLSGPGAVPVISDVGSRLPLHATGVGLVLLAHAPIEVFDEVLASGPRKYLPNTLTEERDLRRRLAEIRSFGISTSVEELTSGAFSVAAPVRDATGEVVAAVSIIAHVERVAEPQFALGVRMAARGISSALGYRPQGE; this comes from the coding sequence ATGTCGGGCGGTGGCGCAGATTCGCGGTCGGTCGCGGAGAAGCTCTTCGCCATCGCCGACGCCTTCGCCGGACGCGAATCGCTCGGCTTGACCGAGATCGCGTCGCGCGCACGCCTGCCCCTCTCGACGGCGCACCGGCTCGTGCGGGAGTGGGTCGCATGGGGCGGCCTCGTGCGCGGTGACGACGGACGGTATCGCGTCGGCATGCGGCTCTGGCGGCTCGGCGTCCGGCAGCCGACGGCGCTGCGCCTGCGTCGGATCGCGATGCCCTACCTCGAGGACCTGCTCGAGGCGACGGGCGAGCACGTGCACCTCGCCGTGCGCGACGGCCTCGGTGCGATCTACCTCGAGCGCCTGTCGGGGCCGGGGGCCGTCCCGGTCATCTCGGACGTCGGCTCGCGATTGCCGCTGCACGCGACCGGTGTCGGCCTGGTCCTGCTCGCGCACGCACCCATCGAGGTGTTCGACGAGGTGCTCGCATCAGGCCCGCGGAAGTACCTGCCGAACACGCTCACCGAGGAGCGCGACCTGCGACGCCGGCTCGCCGAGATCCGGTCGTTCGGGATCTCGACGTCGGTCGAGGAGCTCACCAGCGGCGCATTCTCGGTCGCGGCGCCCGTGCGGGATGCCACGGGGGAGGTCGTCGCGGCGGTGTCGATCATCGCGCACGTCGAACGCGTGGCCGAACCGCAGTTCGCCTTGGGCGTGCGGATGGCAGCGCGCGGCATCTCCTCGGCGCTGGGGTACCGCCCGCAGGGGGAGTGA
- the pcaH gene encoding protocatechuate 3,4-dioxygenase subunit beta, with the protein MHPPASQPETTQRQISDEIAERHRHETEAATSAGRPLAAHPRRDFAPYRSATLRHPTHELVRADPEEIELVSPAFGHTDVAAEEADLTIQHAGEPLGERIILTGRILDGDGRPVRNQLVEIWQANASGRYVHKRDQHPAPLDPNFTGVGRLITGDDGSYRLTTIKPGAYPWKNHRNAWRPAHIHFSFFGTAFTQRLVTQMYFPGDPLFALDPIYQSIVDPAARERLVAQYDHDVSEPEWAIGYRWDVVLTGPKSTWMEPEDADHA; encoded by the coding sequence ATGCACCCGCCCGCATCCCAGCCCGAGACCACGCAGCGGCAGATCAGCGACGAGATCGCCGAGCGCCACCGGCACGAGACGGAGGCCGCGACATCCGCCGGCCGGCCCCTCGCCGCGCACCCCCGACGCGACTTCGCACCGTACCGCTCTGCGACGCTTCGTCACCCCACGCACGAGCTCGTGCGCGCCGACCCCGAGGAGATCGAGCTCGTCTCGCCGGCGTTCGGCCACACCGACGTCGCCGCCGAGGAAGCCGACCTGACGATCCAGCACGCCGGGGAGCCTCTGGGCGAGCGCATCATCCTGACGGGCCGGATCCTCGACGGCGACGGCCGGCCGGTGCGCAACCAGCTCGTCGAGATCTGGCAGGCGAACGCATCGGGACGGTACGTGCACAAGCGCGACCAGCATCCGGCGCCGCTGGACCCGAACTTCACGGGCGTCGGCCGCCTCATCACGGGCGACGACGGCTCGTACCGGCTCACGACGATCAAGCCCGGCGCCTACCCGTGGAAGAACCACCGCAACGCCTGGCGGCCCGCGCACATCCACTTCTCGTTCTTCGGCACGGCCTTCACGCAGCGTCTCGTGACGCAGATGTACTTCCCGGGCGACCCGCTCTTCGCGCTCGACCCGATCTACCAGTCGATCGTCGACCCCGCCGCCCGCGAACGGCTCGTCGCGCAGTACGACCACGACGTGAGCGAACCCGAGTGGGCGATCGGCTACCGATGGGACGTCGTGCTCACCGGCCCGAAGTCGACTTGGATGGAACCGGAGGACGCCGACCATGCCTGA
- the merB gene encoding organomercurial lyase, producing MNDRDEAVRLAVYRALAATGRLPGIDELAVTTSLEPSEVEESLEALATARHVVFDGDHRIVLAHPFATRNFAFSVMGERTLWWGGCAWDAFAIPHLVPDEPSALIATTCPACGAAHSWTVTREAAPDGPQVAHFLTPVAHIWDDVVHACEHQRVFCSSEHVDDWLERTGNDHGYVMDLATLWRLAAHWYEGRLDSPYRRREPVEAREYFASVGLTGAFWGN from the coding sequence GTGAACGATCGCGATGAGGCGGTCCGCCTCGCCGTCTACCGAGCGCTCGCTGCAACCGGACGCCTGCCCGGGATCGACGAGCTCGCCGTCACGACCTCGCTCGAGCCATCCGAGGTCGAGGAATCGCTCGAGGCGCTCGCCACCGCCCGGCACGTCGTGTTCGACGGCGACCACCGCATCGTGCTCGCGCATCCGTTCGCGACGCGCAACTTCGCGTTCTCGGTCATGGGCGAGCGGACGCTGTGGTGGGGCGGGTGCGCGTGGGACGCCTTCGCGATCCCGCACCTCGTGCCCGACGAACCGTCCGCACTCATCGCGACGACGTGCCCGGCCTGCGGCGCGGCGCACTCGTGGACGGTCACGCGCGAGGCAGCGCCGGACGGCCCGCAGGTGGCGCACTTCCTCACCCCGGTGGCGCACATCTGGGACGACGTGGTGCACGCGTGCGAGCACCAGCGCGTCTTCTGCTCGTCAGAGCACGTCGACGACTGGCTCGAACGCACCGGCAACGACCACGGGTACGTCATGGACCTCGCGACGCTGTGGCGCCTCGCGGCGCACTGGTACGAGGGACGGCTCGACTCGCCGTATCGCCGGCGCGAGCCCGTCGAGGCGCGCGAGTACTTCGCGAGCGTGGGACTGACCGGGGCCTTCTGGGGGAACTGA
- a CDS encoding ZIP family metal transporter, with translation MWAALLFGIVASGSLVIGAVIGVRWQLPKRLLAIMLSFAAGALITALTFELFEDAYERGGIVRAAGGLLLGALVFTVLSALLDRWAQAGSRPQPSAEVPGSVKLDTDAAAADRAPTSASTRGTAGLALLAAVTLDGAPENLALGVSLGEAAGGLALLAAIFVSNLPEALVGASSMKAQGRSSASIVGMWAIAAALTAVAVPLGAGPLANTDAETISLPLAFAAGAVIASLADTLMPEAFEHGGPAVALSTAAGFVLSFVLSLA, from the coding sequence ATGTGGGCGGCCCTGCTGTTCGGGATCGTGGCTTCCGGTTCGCTGGTCATCGGCGCGGTGATCGGCGTGCGGTGGCAGTTGCCGAAGCGCCTGCTCGCGATCATGCTCTCGTTCGCGGCGGGCGCGCTCATCACGGCCCTCACGTTCGAGCTGTTCGAGGACGCGTACGAACGCGGCGGCATCGTGCGTGCGGCAGGCGGGCTGCTCCTGGGCGCGCTGGTCTTCACCGTGCTCAGCGCGCTGCTCGATCGCTGGGCGCAGGCGGGCTCGCGTCCGCAGCCGAGCGCCGAGGTTCCCGGCAGCGTCAAGCTCGACACGGATGCCGCGGCCGCCGACCGCGCACCGACCTCGGCCTCGACGCGTGGCACCGCGGGGCTCGCACTGCTGGCCGCGGTCACGCTCGACGGGGCGCCCGAGAACCTCGCGCTCGGCGTCTCGCTCGGCGAGGCGGCCGGCGGCCTCGCGCTGCTCGCCGCGATCTTCGTCTCGAACCTGCCCGAAGCGCTGGTGGGCGCCTCGTCGATGAAGGCGCAGGGGCGCTCGTCGGCGTCCATCGTCGGCATGTGGGCGATCGCGGCCGCGCTCACGGCCGTCGCCGTGCCCCTCGGCGCGGGGCCGCTCGCGAACACCGATGCCGAGACCATCTCGCTGCCCCTGGCGTTCGCCGCGGGCGCGGTGATCGCCTCGCTCGCCGACACGCTCATGCCCGAGGCCTTCGAGCACGGTGGTCCGGCCGTCGCGCTGAGCACGGCGGCCGGCTTCGTGCTGTCGTTCGTGCTGTCGCTCGCGTGA
- a CDS encoding NAD(P)/FAD-dependent oxidoreductase — translation MIHHRVVVVGGGNAGLSVAGRLHRKGVDDVVVIEPREEHRFQPLFSHVAGGRARLSMTVRPQAEAMPSGVGWIRDAVDDIDPERATVTLASGRSVAYDHLVVCPGIQLDWDRIPGLAAAIRTPEVASHYEYELVSKASRLLRELRRGTVVFTQPPGPAKCAGAAQKPMYLACDYWRATGVLGDIRVVMIVPDPTVFGIPEIDRELERKIAEYGIELRCETEVRSVDGEHRTVEIGSTRGGPAETLRYDVLNVVPPQSAPDWLKSTSLPAPGDAGGFVEVDPETLRHVRFPNVWSLGDAAATRNSKSGGALRKQTKVLAENLLAVLHGREPATRYNGYSVCPFTVSRSTVVFAEFDDRYRLKPTIPFWKTLSRERRLSWVFDRHILPWVYWHMILKGRA, via the coding sequence ATGATCCATCACCGCGTCGTGGTCGTCGGAGGCGGGAACGCGGGACTGTCGGTGGCGGGCCGGCTGCATCGCAAAGGGGTCGACGACGTCGTCGTGATCGAACCCCGCGAGGAGCACCGCTTCCAGCCGCTGTTCTCCCACGTCGCGGGCGGGAGGGCGCGTCTCAGCATGACCGTGCGGCCCCAGGCCGAGGCGATGCCGAGCGGCGTGGGGTGGATCCGCGACGCGGTCGACGACATCGATCCGGAGCGGGCCACGGTCACGCTCGCCTCGGGTCGGTCCGTCGCCTACGACCACCTGGTCGTGTGTCCCGGCATCCAGCTGGACTGGGACCGGATCCCGGGCCTCGCCGCCGCCATCCGCACCCCCGAAGTGGCCTCGCACTACGAGTACGAGCTGGTCTCGAAGGCCTCCAGACTCCTCCGGGAGCTGCGCCGCGGCACGGTCGTGTTCACCCAGCCGCCCGGTCCGGCCAAGTGCGCGGGTGCGGCGCAGAAGCCCATGTACCTGGCGTGCGACTACTGGCGCGCGACCGGGGTGCTCGGCGACATCCGCGTCGTGATGATCGTGCCGGACCCGACGGTGTTCGGCATCCCCGAGATCGATCGCGAGCTCGAGCGGAAGATCGCCGAGTACGGCATCGAGCTGCGATGCGAGACCGAGGTGCGATCGGTCGACGGTGAACACCGCACCGTCGAGATCGGATCGACGCGCGGCGGTCCGGCCGAAACGCTGCGGTACGACGTGCTCAACGTCGTGCCGCCGCAGTCGGCTCCCGACTGGCTGAAGTCGACGAGCCTTCCGGCGCCCGGAGATGCCGGCGGATTCGTCGAGGTGGACCCGGAGACCCTCCGTCACGTGCGGTTCCCGAACGTCTGGTCGCTCGGCGACGCGGCGGCGACCCGGAACTCGAAGTCGGGCGGAGCGCTGCGGAAGCAGACGAAGGTGCTCGCCGAGAACCTCCTCGCCGTGCTCCACGGCCGCGAGCCCGCCACGCGCTACAACGGGTACTCCGTGTGCCCGTTCACGGTGTCGCGATCCACCGTCGTGTTCGCCGAGTTCGACGACCGGTACCGGCTGAAGCCCACGATCCCGTTCTGGAAGACGCTGTCGCGGGAGCGGCGCCTCTCCTGGGTGTTCGACCGGCACATCCTGCCGTGGGTGTACTGGCACATGATCCTCAAGGGCCGCGCCTGA
- the pcaG gene encoding protocatechuate 3,4-dioxygenase subunit alpha — protein MPEQTSAGRADETGAGEAFDATDLPGADAHADEHRGALGQTPSQTVGPFFGYALPYAGGPDVRAPWQPDAIRLHGTVLDGAGDPIPDAFVEIWGADAAGRASTERGSFARDPHGFAGFGRAAVDRDGRYSFTTLKPGAMRDGSAPYLLVTVFARGVLQHLFTRAYFGDEAEANASDPLLGRVDEARRGTLIAEPDAPRSYRFDIRLQGEGETVFLDYGTEV, from the coding sequence ATGCCTGAGCAGACCTCCGCGGGCCGCGCCGACGAGACGGGCGCCGGCGAGGCGTTCGACGCCACCGACCTCCCCGGCGCCGACGCGCACGCCGACGAGCACCGCGGCGCGCTCGGCCAGACACCGTCGCAGACCGTCGGTCCGTTCTTCGGCTACGCGCTGCCGTACGCCGGCGGTCCCGACGTGCGTGCGCCGTGGCAGCCCGATGCGATCCGCCTGCACGGGACGGTGCTCGACGGCGCCGGCGACCCGATCCCCGACGCGTTCGTCGAGATCTGGGGGGCGGATGCCGCGGGGCGGGCCTCCACCGAGCGCGGCTCCTTCGCACGCGATCCGCACGGCTTCGCGGGCTTCGGCCGCGCGGCCGTCGACCGCGACGGGCGCTACTCCTTCACGACCCTGAAGCCCGGAGCCATGCGGGACGGATCGGCACCGTACCTGCTCGTCACGGTGTTCGCGCGCGGCGTGCTGCAGCACCTCTTCACGCGTGCGTACTTCGGCGACGAGGCGGAGGCGAACGCGTCGGATCCGCTGCTCGGCCGTGTCGACGAGGCCCGCCGAGGCACCCTCATCGCCGAGCCCGACGCACCGCGCTCCTATCGCTTCGACATCCGCCTGCAGGGCGAGGGCGAAACCGTGTTCCTCGACTACGGCACCGAGGTCTGA
- a CDS encoding CoA transferase subunit A yields the protein MDKTYVTAAEAVADIPSGASLAVGGFGLSGVPITLIRALLERDVDDLEVVSNNCGVDGWGLGLLLAEGRIRRIIASYIGENREFARQYLSGEVEVELTPQGTLAERLRAGGVGIPAFYTATGAGTAVSDGGMPLRYAPDGSVALTSEPKEMRPFDSFGKNREYVLERAIRTDYGLVRAAVGDRHGNLRFEKSTRNFNPLAGMAGRVTIAEVDELVEPGELGPDDIHLPGIYVDRVVQLTPEQAADLPIEKVTTRPRKDT from the coding sequence ATGGACAAGACCTACGTGACGGCCGCCGAGGCCGTCGCCGACATCCCGTCGGGCGCCTCGCTCGCCGTCGGCGGCTTCGGCCTGTCGGGCGTGCCGATCACGCTCATCCGCGCGCTGCTGGAACGCGACGTCGACGATCTCGAGGTCGTCTCGAACAACTGCGGCGTCGACGGATGGGGGCTCGGCCTGCTGCTCGCCGAGGGCCGCATCCGCCGCATCATCGCGTCGTACATCGGCGAGAACCGGGAGTTCGCCCGCCAGTACCTGTCGGGCGAGGTCGAGGTCGAGCTGACCCCGCAGGGCACGCTCGCCGAGCGGCTTCGTGCCGGCGGGGTCGGCATCCCCGCGTTCTACACCGCCACGGGCGCCGGCACGGCGGTCTCCGACGGGGGGATGCCGCTGCGCTACGCGCCCGACGGGTCGGTCGCGCTCACGAGCGAGCCGAAGGAGATGCGGCCGTTCGACTCGTTCGGCAAGAACCGCGAGTACGTGCTCGAGCGTGCCATCCGCACCGACTACGGCCTCGTGCGCGCCGCGGTCGGCGACCGGCACGGCAACCTGCGGTTCGAGAAGTCGACCCGCAACTTCAACCCGCTCGCCGGCATGGCCGGGCGGGTCACGATCGCCGAGGTCGACGAGCTCGTCGAACCGGGGGAGCTCGGGCCCGACGACATCCACCTGCCCGGCATCTACGTCGATCGCGTCGTGCAGCTCACGCCCGAGCAGGCCGCCGACCTGCCCATCGAGAAGGTCACCACCCGCCCCAGGAAGGACACCTGA
- the pcaDC gene encoding bifunctional 3-oxoadipate enol-lactonase/4-carboxymuconolactone decarboxylase PcaDC — MTVPRLLGSFAPGAAPAAVNPLLVLLPSLGTTSVLWDGVVTRLRADHRTAGLRILRIDLPGHGASPSIVDAVTIGELADAVLAVVDEAGGGAFHLAGVSLGGAIALELAATHPDRVRSLVMSCSGARIGTAQGWAERAASVRASGTASLVTGSASRWFAPGFLEREGSGAGARSLATLVDVDDESYARCAETLADFDRTADLGTLPMPTLAISGQHDAVTTPASMEDLADAIPGGRHVALDGASHLAVLEEPAAAAELIAQHIERAERDGAASVARDRGMTVRRSVLGDAHVDRAIAATTRETAAFQDFVTRYAWGDIWARPGLTRRERSIATLASLTTGGHENEIAMHVRAAQRNGLTRDEIAEVLLHTALYAGLPASNSALAIMRAVFAEQDGATSASDAPAASDTPGQTP; from the coding sequence ATGACCGTTCCCCGACTCCTCGGCTCGTTCGCGCCCGGTGCCGCGCCCGCGGCCGTCAACCCGCTGCTCGTGCTGCTGCCCTCGCTCGGCACGACGTCCGTACTGTGGGACGGCGTCGTCACCCGCCTTCGTGCCGACCATCGGACGGCGGGCCTGCGCATCCTCCGCATCGACCTGCCCGGTCACGGTGCCAGCCCGTCGATCGTCGACGCCGTCACCATCGGCGAGCTCGCCGACGCGGTGCTCGCCGTCGTCGACGAGGCCGGCGGCGGCGCGTTCCACCTCGCCGGCGTGTCGCTCGGCGGGGCCATCGCCCTCGAGCTGGCCGCGACGCATCCCGATCGGGTGCGCAGCCTCGTGATGAGCTGCAGCGGCGCGCGCATCGGCACCGCGCAGGGTTGGGCCGAGCGGGCCGCGTCGGTCCGCGCGAGCGGCACCGCCTCGCTCGTGACAGGCAGCGCCTCGCGCTGGTTCGCGCCCGGCTTCCTCGAGCGCGAGGGCAGCGGCGCCGGTGCTCGCTCGCTCGCGACACTCGTCGACGTGGACGACGAGTCGTACGCGCGCTGCGCCGAGACGCTCGCCGACTTCGACCGCACGGCCGACCTCGGCACCCTGCCGATGCCGACGCTCGCGATCAGCGGACAGCACGACGCCGTCACGACCCCGGCCTCGATGGAGGACCTCGCCGATGCCATTCCCGGCGGGCGGCACGTCGCTCTCGACGGGGCGTCGCACCTGGCCGTGCTCGAGGAACCCGCGGCGGCCGCCGAGCTGATCGCGCAGCACATCGAGCGCGCCGAGCGGGACGGCGCGGCATCCGTCGCCCGCGATCGTGGCATGACGGTGCGCCGCAGCGTGCTCGGCGACGCGCACGTCGACCGCGCGATCGCCGCGACGACGCGCGAGACCGCCGCGTTCCAGGACTTCGTCACCCGGTACGCCTGGGGCGACATCTGGGCGCGCCCGGGCCTGACCCGGCGCGAACGGTCCATCGCGACGCTCGCGAGCCTGACGACCGGGGGCCACGAGAACGAGATCGCGATGCACGTGCGCGCCGCCCAGCGGAACGGACTCACTCGCGACGAGATCGCCGAGGTGCTCCTGCATACCGCGCTCTACGCGGGCCTGCCCGCCTCGAACTCGGCGCTCGCGATCATGCGCGCAGTGTTCGCCGAACAGGACGGCGCAACTTCCGCTTCGGACGCCCCGGCCGCCTCGGACACCCCCGGCCAGACCCCCTGA
- a CDS encoding 4-hydroxybenzoate 3-monooxygenase: protein MRQSTSVAIIGAGPAGLMLGHLLAQADVPFVILEAQTREHVLGRIRAGVLEQGSVDLLAEHGLDADLRERGLTHHGIYLQYEGQRHHVDFVDLVGRTVTVYGQQALVKHLLAEHDRLGSHVVFEAEDVEPVGVAGSRPTVIYTKDGATEELECDFVVGADGYHGVCRRTIPDGGIEVFERTYPFGWLGILADVPPSTDDLIYALHRDGFGMHSMRSLEVSRLYVQVDPDESIDDWSDARIWDALQTRLGVDGWELTEGPITEKSITPMRSFVVSTMQHGRMFLAGDAGHIVPPTGAKGLNSAIADVALLARAILDHRAGDDSGLARYSDRALARQWKVQQFSQWMTDMLHVHHEVPDASARAFRYRSQVGQLEYVTGSHAAMQSLAEQYAGLPFTTE from the coding sequence GTGCGACAGTCCACCTCCGTGGCCATCATCGGGGCCGGCCCCGCCGGCCTGATGCTCGGCCACCTCCTCGCGCAGGCCGACGTGCCGTTCGTGATCCTCGAGGCCCAGACCCGCGAGCACGTGCTCGGCCGCATCCGCGCCGGCGTGCTCGAGCAGGGCTCGGTCGACCTGCTCGCCGAGCACGGCCTCGACGCCGACCTGCGCGAGCGCGGCCTCACCCACCACGGCATCTACCTGCAGTACGAGGGGCAGCGCCACCACGTCGACTTCGTCGACCTCGTGGGCCGCACGGTCACGGTCTACGGGCAGCAGGCGCTCGTGAAGCACCTGCTCGCCGAGCACGACCGCCTCGGCTCGCACGTGGTCTTCGAGGCCGAGGATGTCGAGCCGGTGGGAGTCGCCGGCTCGCGGCCCACCGTGATCTACACGAAGGACGGTGCGACCGAGGAGCTCGAGTGCGACTTCGTCGTCGGCGCCGACGGCTACCACGGCGTGTGCCGTCGCACGATCCCCGACGGCGGCATCGAGGTCTTCGAGCGCACCTACCCGTTCGGGTGGCTCGGCATCCTCGCCGACGTGCCGCCCTCGACCGACGACCTCATCTACGCGCTGCACCGCGACGGGTTCGGCATGCACTCGATGCGCTCGCTCGAGGTCTCGCGCCTCTACGTGCAGGTCGACCCCGACGAGTCGATCGACGACTGGAGCGACGCGCGCATCTGGGACGCGCTGCAGACCCGCCTCGGCGTCGACGGGTGGGAGCTGACCGAGGGCCCCATCACCGAGAAGTCGATCACGCCCATGCGAAGCTTCGTCGTCTCGACGATGCAGCACGGCCGCATGTTCCTCGCGGGCGACGCAGGGCACATCGTGCCGCCGACGGGCGCGAAAGGCCTGAACTCCGCGATCGCCGACGTGGCGCTGCTGGCTCGCGCCATCCTCGACCACCGCGCCGGCGACGACAGCGGACTCGCGCGCTACAGCGACCGTGCGCTCGCCCGGCAGTGGAAGGTGCAGCAGTTCTCGCAGTGGATGACCGACATGCTGCACGTGCACCACGAGGTGCCGGATGCCTCGGCGCGCGCGTTCCGCTACCGCAGCCAGGTCGGCCAGCTCGAGTACGTCACCGGCTCGCACGCCGCCATGCAGAGCCTCGCCGAGCAGTACGCCGGCCTTCCCTTCACGACGGAGTGA